In the genome of Sardina pilchardus chromosome 14, fSarPil1.1, whole genome shotgun sequence, the window GGACTGTGGTTAAACGTACTGTTATCAAAATGGTGTTACTGCATATGATATTAAATTTCACTTATCGTGCATGTGTGACTTCTCACAATATTACACTGTGCTATGTGCTAACACTTGCCATGCAATAAAGTCAGTGAAAAACTATCAAGGGGAGAAGACACAAACATGGATTATGCTTGGCTGTAATAATAACCACAATATCAGTGAGATGTAAAACATTTGGGAGAGTTATGACCCGTCAGAGACATATTGCTGTATTTCTGGCATGACTGTTCTAAATGAAAAAAGGACCCAGTCTTTGCTGTTataaaaataaagagaaaaaaaactgaccAGAGGCAGCTTTAAATAGGAAACCCATTCAATGTCTCACCTACATCCTACATTAGCCTACCTACACATAACCAAAAGAACCTTGGTTGGCATGGCAATGCCTCCTGAAAATACTCATTGTGCTCTGGGGGGTCGTGTGCTCAGCCAGATTTAAAGGAGAGCCTTTCCACGGGCCGGCACTTTGAAGGGCTCCATTATATTTCGCTGACTCATTACCTTGTCGTCATGTCATGGCAACGGCCGTGCAATGCACTACAGTCACTTTATTATGGGATGCCAAGTTAGCGTGGAAGGactttccactgtgtgtgttagtgtgtgtgtgtgtgtgtgtgtgtgtgtgtgtgttctcttatgACTAATGTCAAACACATGCGCGAGCATGCTCAActccgtctcctcctctctgtctcagaactctctccatccctgggAGCGCCATGGAAACCGATAAAAGAACCCCTGCTTGATGTTTAACCCCTCCAGGCATCTGCTGTGGGGTTCTGGGTCATCAATCTGTCAATAAAGTGATCTTTGAAGACTAGGAATGGAACCCCCTCCCCAGGGGATTAGCAGTAAGGGTCCTTGTCCTTGTTAAAGCTCGCAGTGTGCTTCCCCATCAAACACCACAGCAGTGCGTATATGTGCAGGAAGGATAGTGAATTAGCAGCTGGTTAAACTCAGCGACGTCACATTGgagagttacacacacagactgcagaGCCAGCAAACACTTTCATCATTACAGGGGCATTCCTCAAGACGGTAAAACCTGACTCATTAACCCATCTATACTTACACTGATCTATACTTAGCACTAACAACTTCCTATTAGCTCCTAAGCTGAGGGCTGTCCTTCACTGATGAGAACTGAGTTTGACGTTTTACTGTCTCTCCTTGAATATGAACCGAATGAACTTGAGAGGCCATGTTATCTTGACGAGGGGAAGGCTATGGAAATGCTGAGACTAGCGGATTTGGAAGCTGCCAGCGGTCCATGCATGTGGTGTTCAATAAAAGCAAGAGATGTACGACCACAAAGCCATGGTTAGATTCCCCTGACGGTGTTCCAGACGTGAAAACCGAACCACTGAGAACCCACTTGCTCTGAAGAATGAGTCATAAAAACACCAGGATGGCCTGGACAACATGCCTTGGTGGTGAAGATGCAAACCCCAAGTTTGCTTGGAGATCTTTGTCCAAGACCAGACCACACACTGTAACGCAGATCCCTGGCATGACATCACCCCTAACATCTAAGAGGTTTCTTGCTCCAAGGTATCACAAATTAGACACAAACTGTCTATCAACGCGATATATTAACACACCAGACACTATCATTAGCACCAGACAGACAGTTAATCCTCTGTGCAAGGAAGTGATTAACTAAATGAAAAAAGCATGAATTACAGAGCTACTAGCccaaaaaacatttaatcagaTTAGTCTTCTGTGCATCAGTTTGACATGCTTGACAGTGATAATGAGTTCGGCAAAGCTCTGTATTTGAAATGTCGTTATGATCTAATGTGAGCTTAAAATTAGTTATCAGAGTGTACTGACAAAGAGAGTGCTTAAATCTCTTCAGCCAATCATCAGATGACTCTGTGCCGACCACAGTCGGAAGTCGACTGTTCGCTCTCTAGGATCAGGCAAGATGTGGATGCCACACGTGCCTGACTCACACACCCAGAACAACACGCCCAGGTAAGTCCGGACATGATAGCCACACCTGGCTAAGTGCCGACGCTGAAAGACATCCATCAGATCATCCAGCACCCTACCCCGCTGTAATGCTATCGCTGAAAGGCATCCTTCAGTTCTTCTAGTGGTCTGCATCACTGTAAAGCCCTGTCTGTCAGCAACTTGTTTCATTAAAGCCTGTCACGTTTCAGTCTAGCATGACAGTTAATGAAATCATCTGTGTACACTCCCGGCGCAGGACATTTGTCATGTTTTGGGAAAACAGGGGAGGAAATATTGTGTAACCGAAATAAGTTTTGTATCGTTTAGTTAGGCTATGCTGTTAAACTGTATCCTGCACTAAAATAGGCTACAGATAGTGACATCCGCAGTTGACATAAATCATatcgcacacacaaaaaaagaaaacccttATAGCCTATGAAGCGTTGCGTAAGGCTAATAAAAGATATACAGAATATTATGAAAACGCTGCTAATTACCGACAGCTTTGTGTTGCATTTTGGCAATTGCGTTCATCAAATAAATATTTCGTTAAAATACGACCACTTTTACCCAATTAAATGACATTCAAAAGGCAAGTTCAATCAATTATCGATTCAGTCGGAGCCGGAGTTGCTGGTAAGTTAGAAGTTAAATTCAATTGTAAGTCCATTTATATTGGACTTCGGAGACACTTACGGTTGTTGTTCCTGCTTGCCAGTGAATGCTTCAAATATGTTGCCCGTGACACCAGTTGCACGCTCTGGCGAAGTGTCTTGTCCGACTGCTCCTGTTCTGTCTggcccctctcccttctctgtgcTTTTAACGCGCTGCCCTGTCTGTGGAGGAACTTTCACCACCTCCTGCAATATCAGTGGAATTTGAGACCAGCCCCAGTCCAGGGAGTGggcgagaagagaggagaggagagggctggaaggaaggggggggggggggggtccctggCTGTCCACGCGTGTCATGGAAACCGCCTCTGTGCGCACCGTACATTAACATAACAAGGACAACGTCAAGACTATCAATTATGGGGGCCCCCCATGTTTAACGTAAGAGTCTGGCAAACGCTCAATGGActaattagatagatagatagatagatagatagatagatagataacaaATAACACATTTGTTAATATTTGGTATAATTTATTATGATTTGTAGTATCCATAAAATCAAGTTGCTTCAAGTATCCAAGTTGTTTTATGTGTAGTGTACATTTAAATATTAACATGGCAAACAAAAGTCTCATTTTCTTCTCTCACATAAAAGGTATACCATAATAAAGTGACTTTCTAGACATCATACGTCTGCAGAGTAATAGTATCTTATCGAATAATTTTGGATTCTGGTCTAACTTTTTCATAAACCCCTCATAATTAAAAGTTTTACATTTCTCAGTCATCCTTCTGACATAACACAATTGTTAAAAGAGATTAGGTAGTATGTTGCACTAAAGTTAGTAACCAACATAAGAAACTCGTTTCTCACATATCCTTCTGATAATCATTATATCAAAATGACAGTTCTCGGGTATACTCCAGATATGTTTCTGGGTGGAAGTAGGCTATATAGGTTACTAGGGCTCAAGGGTAAGATTTGATCTACAGAACACTAGCTGCCAGTCGGATGATCAAGGCTCCGATCACGAGCGTGGAGCTCGAGGCGACAGTCGTTGCTCCACTGTAGCCATAGCTGTGCGCGCGGTGGGGTCCGTTGCAGTCGTCAGTGAAGCAGCACTCGAGCTTGACGCCTCCGTTTGACATGTGGGCCTTGTCACAGAAGGACTTGTACGAGCAGGACTTCATCACCGAGTCTGTGGCACACGGGGACAAAACAggacagggggagagatagTGAGTGAGTCTAGAAAGTTACGGCGCCCAGTCTGCCCAAAGAGGATATGCTACTGTGTAATGGATTGCCTGGTGAGAATGCCAGGGTTATGGAGTAGGCTACAAGGGCACTGTCGTTCCCAGTGAGGTCtttttagcctagcctactcctaaaattgtgtccaaaatcatattcaCAATGGAACACGGCATTCGATCAATATCCGCGTTTTCCACTATTGATGTGTATCTTAGAAATGTCTGAACTCGATCTCTATGATGGTGTGACATGTTCAACAGCTGTAACTTGATATGGAAATAGctctataaacacaaacataaactatACAAAAGATCAACGATATAAAACATAATCAGGTATATTCTTCTCCTGGGGAGGACTGTAAAGTCGTGTAaaatgtctacagatgtctatgtCTATTAGCCTTTTGCATCTTGCTTTTTTGCAGCATGTGTAATTGACGTCCTTGAGTTACCTCTCCCCCTATTGGACTATAGAGGGTACTACAGCACGTTGTGCACGTAGGGCACGTTTTTGCTGCGCGCCACCCAGTCGTTTAGCGAGAGAGGGCAGGATGCCGACACCGTCCGGTTAATACATTCTGAGTGAAATGTTCCCGTCTGGGGTCTACAAGATAATTCTTTCCAACTGAGCGGGAGGAAAGAAGATCTCTTAAACATGACTCCTTTGAGACAGTTGTTTTATAGATCTCATAAGCATGGTGaacacaccgtgtgtgtgtgtgtgtgtgtgtgtgtgtgtgtgtgtgtgtgtgtgtgtgtgtgcgtgtatgcatgtgtacacgcgtgcgtgcgtgtgtctccccccacacacacacacactctctttgtctgtgtgtgtgtgtgtgtgtgcgtgtatgcgtgtgtgtgcgcgtgcgtgcatgtgtctccccccccacacacacacacactctctttgtctgtgtgtgtgtgtgtgtgtgtgtgtgtgtgtgtgtgtgtgtgtgtgtgtgtgtgtgtgtgtgtgtgtgtgtgtgtgtgtgtgtgtgtgtgtgtgtgtatgtgtgtgtgtttccctaaGGGAAGAAGTTGGCACTCAGAATAGATGGAGAATATGAGTGGGGTCAGACATATTTCTCTGGGACTATCTGATGGTTTCATCAAAGACAGCCTGCCCTGGAGTGTGGGATGGATACCAGATAAGTATCATACGCTACAGAAGACCTCTCAAGCTGCCCGACTCACTCGGGTGGTGTCCATGACGACCCTCTCTGTGGCCTTTGATCTGTGATCTGAGCCATTGGCTGCACACAAGAGCTGAGCCAGAATGAGAATGCTGTTTTACAGGAGGTTCCACAGTTCTATGTTCCACAAGGATGCTCTAGTCTACACACAGTTCTACAGGTCGTTCCACAGTTCTACAGGATGCTTCACACTACAGTTCTACAGGAAGTTCTACAGTTCTACGTTCTTATAGGATCCTCTCAGCTACAGCATGGTAGAAGAGGAACAACACTTCCCTTATCTTACAAATCATAGGCTATAGTATTTTAGGACAAATAGGCCTAGTAATATTGTTAGGAATACTAAAGATGTGACAGGAATCTTATAGTCTGTTGGGACATTCTGTACAAGTACTATAAGACTATAGAAGTATTTAGGGACGTACTAGAAGTACTATAGGAACACCAGAGAGGGTAAAGATATTATAGTGCTATTACAGACACCATAGAGGTATTGTACACTACCATGGAACTAGTTTTAAAGGGTTTCTGAAGGCCTTAAGACTACAAAGTAAGCGTAAGCCATGGTTGGACCCTAGTGCAAAGATTCTCTACCTGGAAAATCCATTGAAtcagttgtgtgagtgtgtttgccctTGTATCTGTTGGAGACAGGATGCTCTAGTTATGGACCATCATAGGTGGGTCTAGTTTGGCTCAAATGCCACCTTCtactgtgtgtctttatgtgacTGAGGGCGATGACGAGTCTGGAATGGAGATGACAAGTCTGGAATGTCTGTCCTGGATCTGATGAGTCAGACAGGAGACCCAGAACAGCGGCGTCATCAGCAATGCAGCATGTGCAGACattagtgtacagtacagggtgaacaggacCGGCGCACTAACAGGCCCGTAGGGGGCGCCAGTGCTAATGGTCAAAAATGTGagagcatgtttatgtgtgtgtgtgtgtgtgtgtgtgtgtgtgtgtgtgtgtgtgtgtgtgtgtgtgtgtgtgtgtgtgtgtgagtgtgtgtgtgtgtgtgtgtgtgtgtgtgtgcatgtctatgtgtatgtgtgtgtgtgtgtgtgcgtgtctgtgtgtgtgtgtgcgtgtgtgcgcacgcgtgtgtgtgtgtgtgtgtgtgtactcactgggcCCAGTGATGGTCGAGCAGGCATCAGCGTGGTTGGGACACGTGGTGGAGCCCTGCTTGTTGCACTCGTCCATGTTGCCGGCCACGCAGGTGTGGCATTTCAGCGCCTTGGCTTCACATTTGGCCGTCGTGCAAGAAAACACACCTAGTTTGAGATTCAATAGAAGACGCAACAAATCTACCAGCACGCCACATGGCGTATGGCTGGCACACACCCCATTgcccaaacaacaacaaacaaacaatgaggTAATTATAATCAGCCAAACCAATGGAGTGTCGGAGTACGACACTGATGCCATAGCAATGCTAATGGAACACTGCTCTGGGAGCAAGATTCTAGAGTGGCATATTCTAGAACACTAGACTAAGATATTGTTCTTCAGTGCCTCAGTTTCTGTCTACATGACTGAACGCTTAGGAGATATGTATAGGCCTTATAAATATAACCTGAAAAGTTGAAGCTTATTCAAATCTCAGAAGAATCAAGACCACTAATTGGCTAGGCAAGATATGTTCAACAATTAAACAAGTGGAAGGTGACAGTAGCTGTGCTGTCACTCCCAAATGCATAATTACTAAAGTATAAAAACATTTAGCTGAAGATTAACCTTAATGCTATACAATAGCCCCAGGCTTAAGCAGGCTTAACAGGGCAATATCACAGTTTGCTGAGAGCTGTATTAACTAAAGTCTAATTACACTTTAATAACAAACTGAACCATAAAAGTGTGTTTGATATGTAGACATTTGGAGTTAGTAACTACAAACTCAAAGTCTACAGTACACTCATCTACTCAATAATAAGCACCAATGTTATAAAATGAATTTCAAAATACTTAAACGTACTTACAAAATACTTATTTAAGTACTTACTTAATACTTACAATAAATATACACAAGTATGCATTGCTTATAATACAAAATACTTTTAATATTACTTATAATCGCTTTaaacaaaagcatctgccaaatcccataaacCGTAACGATTAGAGAACTGATAAGTTAAGTAAACTTTAGGCTTCTGTGTTTTGTCCTGCGGTGCAGAAGATACTCACTGTTGACGGCGGCGAGCAGCACAAAGAGGACGGCCAGCAGAGTCttcatgttggtgtgtgaggcggCAGCGCAGGTCTGGGTCAACAAAAGACTCGttgtcccccacacacacaccttatcccTAATCTGCAGAGGGACGATGCTTTAGTCACCCGGCAACACATGGCCCTGCTAACACACAGATTAGGAACTTGGAGAGGGGTCGAGTTCTAAGCCGGTGGACGACTCGGGCCGGATCAGGGCCGGGGTCGCGCCGCGTCAGCAGAGGTGCATTCTGGGAAGGGAGGGAGTTAGGGAGAAAGCGTGCCAACCAGGAAGGTGACTGAACATGTTCCTAATATCTTGTCACTTCACTCAGTCATCACCCAGTGACCTGTTTTTAACCGGTTTAATCTCATCGTGATGCATTTTATTCATACAGCACCTTTCTCAAACTCAAGGTTGCTTTGCAGggttaaaacaaaacaagacaacatCTCATTAAATCAAGCTTGCCCTTAAAGCTCAGGTGACAACTAAGTGACTGAGTGACAATGACTTGATGGGTTCCAAATGATTggaagggttgtgtgtgtgtgtatgtgtgtgtgagggcaggagaggacacAACTTCCCGGTAGACGTCACTGACGGGAAAGTGGGTTAAGAGTGCACAGCTTTTCTGAAGTCCACTGAGTCAGCACTCGCAAGCTACAGTACACTCCCGAAGAAAATCAGTGTGTACCCCCAAAGCTACATACACTCCCATAGAAAACCAGTGTGTACCCCCAAAGCTACACTCCCGTAGAAGATTAGTGTGTACCCCCAGAGCACCTGTTTCCTTGTggtgaggggtggagggagttGATCTATTCTGagggctgctgctgatgcttcTGTCTCTGCCCttaataacaaaaaacaattacaggtgtacacacacacacacacacacacacacacaccgcagaccTGTGACCAACTTGTCACTGAGCTCCCACTCTGAGGGCTACTGCTGATGCTTCTGTCTCTGCCCTTAATGACAAAAACaattacagatacacacacacacacagcagacctgTGACCATCTTGTCACTGAGCTCCAGCTCTGAGGGCTGTTGctggtccctctctctgcccttaatgatgatgatgatgatgaggtaaGCCTCTAATGCGCGTTATCCTCTGTCCCCTGACGCGCACAGttctcccagacacacacacacagcactgactctccctctctctgcccctgacATGCACAGgtctcccagacacacacacagcacggactctccctctctccgccccTGACGTGCACAGttctcccagacacacacacacacacacacaccactgactctccctctctctgcctgtctatgTGCTTGCTGACTGGGTGGAGTGTGGGCGAGTCAACATGCCTTTCCCCAGCAGAAGTGTGTCACTGGGCCGGGAAAGGTGACGtttacagtcagtcagtctggtGCTCAAAAATGTAAGTGATTCCACAGAGGGGAAATGTATGTGGAGAAGAAATAATACCAGATGACCCAAGCACTCATGAATCATAGGTAATATTAACACTTAACTCATTCTTATTTGGAGGCTTGGTATGCCTTTAATCtgacaggacagtggagagagtgacatgaagtgagagggagagagagatggtgtggaaTTAAGAGTCAGATTTGAACTAGGGCATGGGCACACACATGAACCTGAATATGGTATGGGCACTGTAACCAGTTCCACCATAGTGCACCCCTTGGGCACATGGACCTGAATATGATATGCACCACAGCACATCTTTGTACTGATTCTTTTTGATAATACTCATGTACACCCTTTCTAATATAATGCCAAACAGGACAGATACAACACTTGTGTAAATAATGAGAGATTAGTCACAACGATGCTTCTAATTACAACCTTTATTCAGGGAATGCATTATGcacaaaatatatattagtAAACACCCGACCTGCTTCAGTCTCTCTTACTCTTTACAAACATGGACACCAGAAAAATAAGAGAGCATCAGTATTTCCATATAAAATCTACAGAGTCTTAACACAGTGCGCGCGCGCCAAAGCTGCTGAAAGAAAAAACAGGTTGCCATGATCAACACATTACAGGGGAAAAGGAACATCTCTCCTaaacgttttgttttgttttgttatggcactcacatgcgcgcacgcacgatctttggtattattttccctcaatggtgccttccaggcagcgctgccttcaaggcactactcccctcagtttaggggtaggatgagggttgagggggttagggttaggaatagggtaaaggtagtgccttttaggctgtgctgcctgaaaggtgccgttgggggcaaaaaacatcattgagcgcgcacacacacacacacacacacacgcgcgcacagcaATATCATTTGGCAGTTGATTGTAATACACAGATGCAGTAAATAGCGTATAGCACAGCAATATAATACAGTAGGAATGTTTGACTATTGGGTTACTTCGGTCAAAATGAAGGCAGGTTGTCAGAGGTCTGCAACATCTTCTGAAACAGGCACATGGTAGCAGGGGAGACTTGGCATCATCAACAAAGCACACTCAGCTTAGCACAGGTGTGGTAGTTACACCGGCCTGACTTTTGGCATGATATCATAGCACTGTGAAGGAGGCTGGCGCTGTTTGgcgtttttttattgtttttttttattggttttttttattactattaattTCTATTTGTGCAGGTTAAGTGCTCTTTGTCGAGTATGAAAATAGTGTTATTATTATGCAAGTACGGAGAGATGCTAAAGCCAAAATAGCTAGCATCAGCAGAAAAGGCCATACATCGGACAACTGGACAGTCTCTTGACTTTTTACAAGAATGTGCCATTTTGTAACACATGGATTATGAAATCCAGTTAAACTCTTCATATACACATAAAATCAACAACAGTTTGTCTCTCTGATAAGGAAGCAATACAAAAAAGATGCAGGTAACCAATTAACTGAATGAGTCTACGACTAACTGAACACAAATGTTTGTCCTAGTAGGTATACAACTTAACAAAAATTACTTTGTTCAGTACGTCAACTTTACAGTGATAACCTGAAGTTTATCAGACAGCTGATATTCCAGACTTCATACTCTGTGTTCTGCATTAAAGAACCATTAAAGAATACAAATATAGTGACAAGTTCTAAAATGTCTAGTCTTACAGAACACAAATAACAGAAGTTTCGTTTGGAGAACTGAAATAACAGAGGTGATGAATTTGATTgtgttccccacacacacacacacacacacacacatgtagattaGCAGCAGTCATGTAAACTACAAGCAAACagcccctcaacacacactagtGGGCAGTCAGaaggaacaaaaacacacacatatgcctgcATGCaggtacatgcacgcacacacacacacacacacacaaactctgtccccttcctctctctcactctggctctccctctcccttccacacacacacacacacacacacacacacacacacacacacacactcactcactcagtcactcacactctTCCCAAACCCCTTATTTGAACAGCTGTCTCCACAGCCCCAAAAGGTCTGGTCCACATCACTAGTAACAGACACCCTCCAGAGTGGTCAGCAGATTAAGGATATGCAGGACGTGCAGGACCTTGGCCCGCAGCTCTCCCATCAGACCTCtctcacatgcaaacatactgtacagaactGGAGGGCTTGGCAGATCAGGTGCCAACAGGGAGGTGCTCTCTCCCTTACTAAAAGCTGTTCTCTAGTTTGCTTTCTTGCGTATATATACTCTATTTATCAGACTGAGTTTGTATATATTAGGTGTCTGGGTGGGGCGGCGACTTTTGCATCCGCCAGTTTTTGGAAAAACATCAGAAAGAGATCCAGATGGATTTACAGGTGTGCTCTGGGGTATGCACTGTAAGCATGTATgcgcatatgtgagtgtgtgtgtgtgtgtgtgtgtgtgtgtgtgtgtgtgtgtctgtgtgtgtgtgtctgtgtgtgtgtctgtgtgtgtgtgtgtgtgtgtgtgtgtgtgtgtgtgtgtgtgtgtgtgtgtatgtactgtatacagggTTCAGTTATGTTGATGGAAGCGTGTGGAAGGGGAGCTGTCtgagctgtagcagcagctgtggcGCTAATGCTAACTCTGCACTGCGCgggtcagtcagtctgtcttgCCCAGCTTAGCAATCAGCTCATCGCAGATCTTAGTCAGCTCCTCGATCTCTTGATTCTACAGaaggaaaacacaaacaccagagTGGTTTAAATTAGCCCACTGAACAGACATAATATAACATATCAGTAAAAATCATCAGACTGGATGATTTTTTTCAATGTTTCAACACCTGAAAGATTTGTTCAATGAACAATCATATCGAGATACAATCTGTACTTGTTCTAAGACTTTCATAATCTACTTGTACTCAGCCAAACTGAAACGTAAACTCGtactacagtttttctcgatcgCTTTGATGCTTGTGTCAACTCCGACACACCTTTTCAGAACAGTTAACACCCATGTCTGAACAAAAGGCGCTCTGGCCAAAATTATACATTT includes:
- the si:ch211-113d22.2 gene encoding urokinase plasminogen activator surface receptor, with amino-acid sequence MKTLLAVLFVLLAAVNSVFSCTTAKCEAKALKCHTCVAGNMDECNKQGSTTCPNHADACSTITGPNSVMKSCSYKSFCDKAHMSNGGVKLECCFTDDCNGPHRAHSYGYSGATTVASSSTLVIGALIIRLAASVL